The following coding sequences lie in one Mucilaginibacter sp. KACC 22773 genomic window:
- a CDS encoding glycoside hydrolase family 140 protein, giving the protein MLKKAVLIGVISCLLFSFKSNETAMPVLKIAANQRYFTAAGKPFFWLGDTGWLLFSKMNREETEQYLDTRSKQGFNVIQVMVVHSIKETNAYGDSALVNKNLAMPKITAGSTFGNAHEYDYWDHIDWVIGKAAEKGLYIALVPVWGSVVKENHTGPAAAKAYAEFLAKRYSGHANIIWMNGGDIAGTDSMKTWNAIGNTLRSLDTTHLITYHPRGRTQSSTWFHEQSWLSFNCFQSGHRTYAQDTSKKDLKYGEDNWKYAQADYAKLPIKPTLDAEPSYEKIPHGLHDIKLPVWTAADVRRYGYWSVFAGGCGYTYGDNDVMQMHKPTDKGSAYGSKGYWYNSINDPGARQMIYLKKLMLSRPYFDRIPDQHLIAGLQGEKYNRLIATRGKNYAFVYTYTGREMSINPEKLAGSKIKASWFNPRNGQVTAIGTMAKAKTLKFNPPGRKANGNDWVLILDSI; this is encoded by the coding sequence ATGTTAAAAAAGGCTGTTTTAATTGGCGTTATCTCTTGTTTGCTTTTCTCGTTCAAAAGTAATGAAACAGCTATGCCTGTTTTAAAAATAGCGGCAAATCAACGGTACTTTACAGCAGCGGGCAAACCTTTTTTCTGGTTGGGCGATACCGGCTGGCTGCTCTTCTCGAAAATGAACCGTGAGGAGACTGAACAATACCTGGATACCCGGAGCAAGCAGGGGTTTAACGTGATACAGGTTATGGTAGTGCATAGCATTAAAGAAACAAACGCCTATGGCGACTCGGCTTTGGTCAACAAAAATTTGGCCATGCCCAAAATTACAGCGGGCAGTACTTTTGGTAACGCTCATGAATACGATTACTGGGACCATATCGACTGGGTAATAGGCAAGGCCGCCGAAAAGGGGCTGTACATTGCATTGGTACCTGTTTGGGGATCGGTAGTAAAAGAGAACCATACAGGCCCGGCCGCGGCCAAAGCATATGCAGAGTTTTTAGCCAAAAGGTATAGCGGCCACGCCAATATAATATGGATGAACGGAGGCGATATAGCCGGCACCGATTCGATGAAAACATGGAACGCTATTGGCAACACGCTGCGCAGCCTCGATACAACGCATCTGATTACATACCACCCGCGCGGTCGTACACAATCATCTACCTGGTTTCATGAGCAGTCCTGGTTAAGTTTCAATTGCTTTCAATCCGGTCATCGCACCTATGCGCAGGATACTTCAAAGAAGGACCTCAAATATGGTGAAGACAACTGGAAATACGCGCAGGCAGATTATGCCAAGCTCCCCATAAAGCCTACACTGGATGCCGAGCCATCCTACGAAAAAATCCCTCATGGGCTGCATGATATCAAACTGCCTGTGTGGACAGCCGCCGATGTAAGGCGCTACGGTTACTGGTCGGTTTTTGCCGGTGGTTGCGGGTACACCTACGGCGATAACGATGTGATGCAGATGCATAAACCAACAGACAAAGGCAGCGCATATGGATCAAAAGGATATTGGTACAACTCTATTAACGATCCCGGTGCCAGGCAAATGATCTACCTGAAAAAGCTGATGCTTTCGCGACCCTACTTTGACCGTATACCAGATCAGCATTTGATTGCAGGCCTGCAAGGCGAAAAATATAATAGGCTGATAGCTACCCGGGGCAAAAACTATGCATTTGTTTATACTTATACGGGCAGAGAGATGAGCATCAATCCCGAAAAATTAGCTGGATCAAAAATAAAAGCTTCGTGGTTTAATCCCCGTAACGGACAAGTTACAGCTATTGGGACCATGGCAAAAGCAAAAACACTTAAATTTAATCCTCCCGGCAGGAAGGCAAACGGCAACGATTGGGTGCTCATTCTCGACTCCATATAA
- a CDS encoding glycoside hydrolase family 2 protein, producing the protein MRFACFKICTYTLLLLSGIIARAQETQKVYLSGTGSDHTVNWQFFCTEGRNSGKWTTIPVPSNWELQGFGKYNYGLAKDSLKGKEKGLYKFEFNVPAAWQGKSINIVFDGSMTDTEVKLNGRSAGAIHQGSFYRFKYDISSLLNYSKPNLLEVTVSKQSANASVNAAERKGDFWVFGGIFRPVFLEAFPKAHIEHYAIDAKVDGKLTAAIKLSSVKTGTITGQVYNLKGQKVGAIFKTNVNTGDTLVNLTARVASPLSWSPEFPNLYNVVFTLNQGGKIVHSVKQRFGFRTVELRQHDGIYVNNVKIKFKGVNRHSFWPTTGRAMSKKQSIDDIMLMKDMNMNAVRMSHYPPDDHFLDACDSLGLFVLDELTGWHGHYDTEVGSKLAKEMIAKDVNHPSIVVWDNGNEGGFNFDLDHFFDDLDIQKRPLIHPWAVFRGTNTQHYINYDYGTGTNLHGHDVAFPTEFLHGLYDGGAGAGLDDFWELMYHTPLSAGGFIWDFADEDVVRTDKNNELDSDGDHAADGIVGPYHEKEGSYYTIKEIWCPVRLEPREITPAFNGNLRLENRYLYTNLMQCTFSYKLVKFNDPWRHPQPQATSQTGPITSPNVSPGQYGNLQFDLPKNWQDYEVLYITAVDPHKKELFTWSFPIKMPHDFVGRIIHKPGSHKITVTETDSAYKVANGNGIQLEFNRNSGVLKKVSNSRGEIPFNNGPVLAEGGEKTGFKKLSYHYDGDTVIVEAAFEPKANMAKLKWTMYPSGWVKLDVKYWPIGEEGNLLGVSFSYPEKDVKGVQYMGSGPYRVWKNRLKGTSLGVWEKQYNNTITGEPKIEYPEFKGYYANLYWMRLNANTGPITIVCDNRDVFMRLFTPGDPKKVYNTAPAFPSGDISFMHGISPIGTKSQKPDKLGAQGFPNKYFDYYKDIDMALPLTLYFDFSGK; encoded by the coding sequence ATGAGATTTGCCTGTTTTAAAATATGTACCTATACCCTGTTACTGTTAAGCGGAATAATTGCCCGCGCGCAGGAAACGCAAAAGGTATACTTATCGGGCACGGGCAGCGACCACACCGTTAACTGGCAGTTTTTTTGTACCGAAGGCCGCAATTCGGGCAAATGGACAACCATTCCCGTTCCCTCTAACTGGGAATTACAGGGCTTTGGAAAATATAATTACGGGCTTGCAAAGGATAGTCTGAAAGGGAAGGAAAAAGGTTTATATAAATTCGAGTTTAACGTTCCGGCTGCTTGGCAGGGTAAAAGCATCAATATAGTTTTTGATGGCTCCATGACCGATACTGAAGTAAAATTGAATGGCAGATCTGCAGGGGCAATTCACCAGGGATCGTTCTACCGTTTTAAATATGATATCAGCAGCCTACTTAATTATAGCAAACCCAACCTGCTGGAGGTAACCGTTTCCAAGCAATCGGCCAATGCATCCGTAAATGCGGCTGAAAGAAAAGGCGATTTTTGGGTATTCGGTGGTATTTTCAGGCCGGTGTTTCTGGAGGCTTTCCCCAAAGCTCACATTGAACATTATGCCATTGACGCCAAAGTCGATGGCAAGCTAACTGCCGCGATAAAGTTATCATCAGTTAAAACAGGAACAATAACCGGGCAGGTATACAACCTTAAGGGTCAAAAAGTTGGTGCGATTTTCAAAACGAATGTAAATACCGGCGATACCCTGGTGAATCTCACCGCCAGGGTCGCATCACCGCTGTCGTGGTCGCCGGAGTTTCCTAACCTGTATAATGTGGTATTCACGCTTAATCAGGGTGGTAAGATTGTTCACTCGGTAAAGCAGCGGTTTGGTTTCAGAACTGTGGAGTTGCGCCAGCACGACGGTATTTATGTAAATAACGTAAAGATTAAATTTAAGGGCGTTAACCGCCACTCTTTCTGGCCCACAACCGGCAGGGCCATGAGCAAGAAGCAAAGCATTGATGATATCATGCTCATGAAGGATATGAACATGAATGCCGTGCGCATGTCGCATTACCCGCCCGATGATCATTTTTTGGATGCCTGCGATTCGCTTGGTCTTTTTGTTTTGGATGAGCTTACCGGCTGGCATGGTCATTATGATACGGAAGTAGGTTCTAAGCTGGCGAAGGAAATGATAGCGAAGGATGTAAACCATCCGTCGATAGTTGTCTGGGATAATGGGAATGAGGGTGGCTTTAACTTCGATCTCGACCATTTTTTTGACGACCTGGATATCCAGAAGCGACCGCTCATCCATCCCTGGGCTGTGTTCAGGGGGACAAATACGCAGCATTATATCAACTATGATTATGGTACCGGAACCAATTTACACGGGCACGATGTGGCTTTCCCGACCGAGTTTTTGCATGGCCTTTACGATGGCGGCGCCGGTGCGGGCCTGGACGATTTTTGGGAACTGATGTACCATACGCCGCTCTCGGCCGGTGGGTTTATCTGGGATTTTGCCGATGAAGATGTGGTGCGCACCGATAAAAATAATGAACTTGATTCGGACGGTGATCATGCTGCGGATGGCATTGTGGGGCCGTATCACGAAAAGGAGGGAAGCTATTACACCATCAAGGAAATCTGGTGCCCCGTGCGCCTGGAGCCGCGGGAGATTACCCCTGCATTTAACGGTAACCTGAGACTGGAGAACCGGTATTTGTATACCAATTTAATGCAGTGTACTTTTAGCTATAAGCTGGTTAAGTTTAACGATCCATGGCGGCACCCTCAGCCGCAGGCCACCTCGCAAACCGGACCGATAACTTCACCCAATGTATCACCGGGTCAATACGGCAATTTACAATTTGATTTACCAAAAAACTGGCAGGACTACGAAGTGTTGTATATTACTGCTGTAGATCCGCACAAAAAAGAATTGTTTACCTGGAGTTTTCCCATAAAAATGCCCCATGATTTTGTTGGGCGTATTATACATAAACCCGGGAGTCATAAAATAACCGTTACCGAAACTGATTCGGCTTACAAAGTGGCCAATGGCAATGGCATTCAACTGGAGTTTAACCGTAACTCGGGTGTGTTGAAAAAGGTAAGTAACAGCCGCGGCGAAATTCCATTTAACAATGGACCCGTATTGGCCGAAGGTGGAGAAAAAACAGGCTTTAAAAAGCTAAGCTACCATTATGATGGCGATACCGTAATAGTTGAAGCAGCTTTTGAACCCAAAGCCAATATGGCAAAACTAAAGTGGACCATGTACCCATCCGGTTGGGTAAAGCTGGATGTAAAATACTGGCCCATTGGCGAAGAAGGTAACCTGCTTGGCGTAAGCTTTTCCTATCCCGAAAAGGATGTTAAAGGTGTGCAATACATGGGTAGCGGCCCTTACCGTGTTTGGAAGAACCGGCTGAAAGGTACTTCATTGGGTGTTTGGGAAAAACAGTATAACAATACCATAACCGGTGAGCCAAAAATTGAGTACCCCGAATTTAAGGGATATTATGCCAACCTGTATTGGATGCGGCTAAACGCCAATACCGGCCCAATTACTATTGTTTGTGATAACCGCGATGTATTTATGCGCCTGTTTACCCCCGGTGATCCTAAAAAAGTGTACAACACGGCGCCTGCGTTCCCATCAGGTGATATATCTTTTATGCATGGCATCAGTCCGATTGGTACAAAATCTCAAAAGCCCGATAAATTGGGTGCACAGGGATTCCCCAACAAATACTTTGACTATTACAAGGATATAGATATGGCTTTGCCGTTAACGTTATACTTTGATTTTTCGGGCAAATGA
- a CDS encoding sialate O-acetylesterase: protein MSFFCFTGSIAQVVLPKILGNGMVLQRNQPVPIWGTAEAGEKVTVKFNGQTKTTIVDDAGKWMVTLKPMPASANPSTLIITGTNTIKLTDILVGEVWLCSGQSNMQYEMRKNSKVKKPDTSTANSPVDELDRAHNPQIRIFLVTQKNLQKPDSTHSGWSIAEDSALRAFSAVGYFFAKNLNHDLKVPVGIISAAVSGSRIEPWAPQEAFDAIPYFKANNIKIEGDPGKFYAKMIQPLAPFALKGFLWYQGESNCYLGETISYTYKMEALINNWRKSWNSKSLPFYYVQIAPFYYSQAKDQVLHTEFTEPELREAQTMALQIPHTGMIITTDLNDDLKNIHPPFKWEVGRRLELQALANTYGQKKLVFCGPVYKGMKISGSKIILSFNYTGNGLVSHDGKPLADFTICGQDGKFVPAKAVIKGITIEVSADGVDAPVAARFAWSESAQPNFYNKNGLPATPFRTDNPLKFTPTTN, encoded by the coding sequence ATGAGTTTTTTCTGTTTTACAGGCAGCATAGCCCAGGTTGTTTTGCCTAAAATATTAGGCAACGGCATGGTATTGCAGCGCAATCAGCCTGTTCCAATTTGGGGTACCGCCGAAGCTGGCGAAAAGGTAACAGTTAAGTTTAACGGCCAAACCAAAACAACTATTGTTGATGATGCCGGTAAATGGATGGTAACGCTTAAACCGATGCCTGCTTCGGCAAATCCATCCACGTTAATCATCACGGGCACCAATACTATAAAGCTTACAGATATCCTGGTAGGTGAGGTGTGGCTGTGTTCGGGCCAGTCGAACATGCAGTATGAAATGCGCAAGAACAGCAAGGTAAAAAAGCCCGATACCAGTACAGCAAATTCACCGGTTGATGAACTGGATAGAGCCCACAATCCACAGATCAGGATCTTTTTGGTCACCCAAAAAAACCTGCAAAAGCCCGATTCTACCCATTCCGGCTGGAGCATCGCAGAGGATTCAGCTTTGCGTGCTTTTTCGGCGGTGGGGTATTTCTTCGCCAAAAACCTGAATCACGATCTGAAAGTACCTGTCGGCATCATTTCAGCGGCAGTAAGCGGCAGCCGCATTGAGCCATGGGCGCCGCAGGAAGCTTTTGATGCTATTCCGTATTTTAAGGCCAATAACATTAAAATTGAGGGCGATCCGGGTAAATTCTACGCCAAAATGATTCAGCCGCTGGCGCCTTTCGCGCTTAAAGGTTTTTTATGGTACCAGGGCGAAAGCAACTGTTACCTGGGCGAAACCATTAGTTACACCTATAAAATGGAGGCGCTCATCAATAACTGGCGTAAAAGCTGGAACAGCAAAAGCCTGCCATTTTACTATGTGCAGATAGCTCCCTTTTATTATTCGCAAGCAAAAGACCAGGTGCTGCATACTGAGTTTACCGAGCCCGAATTAAGAGAAGCCCAAACCATGGCTTTACAGATCCCGCATACAGGTATGATCATCACTACCGATTTAAACGACGACCTTAAAAATATTCACCCCCCATTTAAGTGGGAAGTTGGCCGCAGGCTGGAACTGCAGGCTTTAGCCAATACCTACGGGCAGAAGAAGCTTGTTTTCTGCGGGCCTGTGTATAAGGGAATGAAGATCAGCGGCAGCAAGATCATCCTAAGCTTCAATTATACCGGCAATGGATTGGTTAGCCATGATGGCAAACCACTTGCCGATTTTACGATATGCGGTCAGGATGGAAAGTTTGTGCCGGCGAAGGCTGTGATAAAAGGTATTACGATTGAGGTTTCGGCGGATGGCGTAGATGCTCCTGTAGCTGCGCGTTTTGCCTGGTCGGAATCGGCCCAGCCCAATTTTTATAATAAGAACGGATTACCTGCCACGCCATTCCGAACGGATAACCCGCTAAAATTTACACCTACTACAAACTGA
- a CDS encoding exo-alpha-sialidase, giving the protein MNRTIYILLFTIIAFCARAQDTVHYSGNTVVNVDYHHGQLSPAIGVHSIQIFRANREHPELADGFGFTYNHAPMLAYWNNTFYVEYLSDKVGESVPPGQTLVVTSADGQNWSKPTLVFPPYKIPDGTTKEGHPGVANNLYSVMHQRMGFYTAKSKRLLVLGFYGICLDGHDDPNDGQGIGRVVREVLPNGKYGPIYFIHYNPKWNEKNTSYPFYKTSKDKGFVQACDELMANPLMMMQWVEETDKKDPLIPLHKDYKAFNFYHLPDGRVVGLWKYALTAISTDNGKTWPANAARAPRFVNSNAKIWGQRTSDGKYATVYNPSEFRWPLAVSVSDDGLNYKNLLLVNGEISAMRYGGAYKSYGPQYVRGIEEGNGTPPDDKLWVTYSMNKEDIWVSSTPVPLTEIAGAHANEVFNEMPAGKELERWNTYSPQWAPVAIEKAPDGEKSLTLKDSDPFDYAKAERVVPVSKKLMADFTIIPGQNNTGMLDIEFQDEKGSAAIRLTLDSAGQFRTKAGYRDKNIMKYEAGKPYHVILKLNTNTRFYTMNVNGKDVLTALFFAPVLSVNRVVFRTGEVRRFPDTDTPTDQNYDLPKAGESTRSAVYYIKSFKTGNY; this is encoded by the coding sequence ATGAATAGGACTATCTATATATTACTTTTTACCATTATTGCTTTTTGCGCCAGGGCACAGGATACCGTGCACTACAGCGGCAATACGGTAGTAAATGTCGATTATCACCACGGGCAGTTAAGCCCGGCTATAGGTGTTCACAGCATTCAGATATTCAGGGCCAACCGGGAGCATCCGGAATTGGCCGATGGCTTTGGGTTTACTTATAACCATGCGCCTATGCTGGCGTACTGGAACAATACTTTTTATGTAGAGTACCTGAGCGATAAGGTGGGCGAGAGCGTGCCTCCCGGTCAAACACTGGTAGTCACATCTGCCGACGGGCAAAACTGGTCGAAACCAACATTGGTTTTTCCACCTTACAAAATACCCGATGGCACTACAAAAGAAGGGCATCCCGGTGTGGCAAATAACCTGTATTCGGTAATGCACCAGCGTATGGGTTTTTATACCGCCAAATCAAAACGATTGCTGGTACTTGGCTTTTATGGAATTTGCCTGGATGGGCACGACGATCCCAATGATGGGCAGGGCATAGGGCGTGTGGTGCGCGAGGTTTTACCAAACGGAAAATATGGCCCCATCTACTTTATCCATTACAACCCCAAATGGAACGAAAAAAATACAAGCTATCCCTTTTATAAAACCAGTAAAGATAAAGGTTTTGTGCAGGCCTGCGACGAGCTGATGGCTAACCCATTAATGATGATGCAGTGGGTAGAAGAAACCGATAAAAAAGATCCTTTAATACCGTTGCATAAAGATTATAAGGCTTTCAATTTTTACCACCTGCCCGATGGCCGGGTAGTAGGCTTATGGAAATACGCGCTGACAGCCATCAGTACCGATAATGGTAAAACCTGGCCTGCAAATGCTGCACGTGCGCCACGCTTTGTAAACAGCAATGCCAAAATATGGGGGCAGCGCACATCCGATGGTAAATATGCAACAGTTTATAATCCTTCCGAATTCAGGTGGCCGCTGGCTGTTTCGGTTAGTGATGATGGGCTCAATTATAAAAATCTGTTACTGGTTAACGGCGAAATTTCGGCCATGCGGTATGGCGGCGCTTATAAATCATACGGGCCGCAATATGTGCGCGGGATAGAAGAAGGCAACGGTACACCGCCAGATGATAAGCTGTGGGTAACCTATAGCATGAATAAGGAAGACATCTGGGTATCATCAACACCTGTACCCCTAACCGAAATAGCCGGTGCACATGCCAATGAAGTATTTAATGAGATGCCCGCTGGTAAAGAGCTGGAACGGTGGAACACTTACAGCCCACAATGGGCTCCTGTGGCTATTGAAAAAGCCCCGGACGGCGAAAAAAGCCTTACCCTGAAGGATAGCGACCCTTTTGATTATGCCAAAGCAGAACGGGTGGTGCCTGTATCTAAAAAGTTAATGGCCGATTTTACCATCATCCCCGGGCAAAATAATACCGGAATGTTGGATATAGAGTTCCAGGATGAAAAGGGCAGTGCTGCTATCAGGCTTACGCTCGATTCGGCGGGGCAGTTTAGGACCAAGGCGGGATACCGCGATAAAAACATTATGAAGTATGAGGCAGGCAAGCCTTATCATGTCATCCTGAAACTAAACACCAATACCCGTTTTTATACCATGAATGTAAACGGAAAAGATGTACTGACGGCATTATTTTTTGCCCCGGTATTAAGCGTTAACCGTGTTGTTTTCCGCACAGGCGAGGTACGGCGTTTCCCCGACACGGACACACCAACGGATCAAAACTACGACCTGCCAAAAGCGGGGGAATCTACCAGGTCCGCGGTTTATTACATTAAATCATTTAAAACAGGCAATTATTAA
- a CDS encoding glycoside hydrolase family 43 protein codes for MFTSFHEPANEGLRLLYSYDAIHWTDLNRTFIKPEAGEPKIMRDPSIAQGPDGVYHLVWTTGWKDDKGIGYASSKDLIHWSAQQHLNVMEYEPTAVNAWAPELFYDDEAGRFIIVWASTVPNRFAKGQEDENNNHRLYYTTTADFKTFAPTKLFLDPGFSVIDAEIVKRGKNDYILVMKDNTRPNRNILVAFSNNPLGPYSNYTKRFTETYSEGPSMTKTGKNWFIYYDSYRLKRYGAMRTTDFKTFTDIADSINVPTGHKHGTIFKVTQKQLNLLLKDSVAVKAHQQ; via the coding sequence ATGTTTACGTCGTTTCATGAACCGGCAAATGAAGGGCTCCGTTTGTTGTACAGTTATGATGCCATACATTGGACAGACCTAAACCGAACATTTATAAAACCCGAAGCCGGTGAACCAAAAATTATGCGCGACCCATCCATCGCCCAGGGCCCCGATGGCGTTTACCACCTGGTATGGACAACCGGCTGGAAAGATGATAAGGGAATAGGCTACGCCAGTTCGAAAGATTTGATTCATTGGTCGGCCCAGCAGCATCTTAACGTGATGGAGTACGAGCCGACGGCAGTAAATGCCTGGGCACCGGAGTTGTTTTATGACGACGAGGCCGGCAGGTTTATTATCGTATGGGCATCAACAGTGCCAAATCGCTTTGCAAAAGGGCAGGAGGACGAGAACAATAACCACCGGCTTTACTATACCACTACTGCCGATTTTAAAACTTTTGCACCAACCAAATTATTCCTGGATCCTGGCTTTAGTGTAATTGACGCCGAAATTGTAAAGCGGGGCAAAAACGATTATATCCTGGTAATGAAGGATAATACCCGGCCTAACCGTAATATCCTGGTAGCTTTTAGTAATAATCCCCTGGGGCCTTACAGCAACTATACCAAACGCTTTACCGAAACGTACAGCGAAGGTCCGTCTATGACCAAAACCGGTAAAAACTGGTTTATTTATTACGATTCGTACCGGTTAAAAAGATATGGCGCTATGCGCACAACCGATTTTAAAACCTTTACCGATATAGCCGACAGCATAAATGTGCCTACAGGGCATAAACACGGAACTATATTTAAAGTAACCCAAAAGCAACTGAACTTACTGTTAAAAGATTCGGTAGCTGTTAAAGCTCATCAGCAATGA